TGAACTCACTGACCCACACATGTGGCTTGCTGAGGTTGTCATTCTGTGGACCCAACGTCATCAATCATTACTTTTGTGACACTAACCCATTGCTGAAGCTCGCCTGCTCTGATAACCACATCAGTGAGATTTTGCTTGTAGCGTTCTCTGGGGTTATTGCCATGTCCACCCTCCTGATTGTCATAATCTCTTATCTGTACATCCTCTTCTCTATCCTGAGGATCTGCTCTGCCAAGGGCAGGCGCAAAGCCTTCTCAACCTGTGCCTCTCATCTGACAGCTGTCACCATGTTCTATGGACCTGTGAGCTTAAGCCACATACAACCCAGTTCCAGCTACTCACTGGAACAGGAGAAAATCTCTGCTGTGTTTTATACCCTGGTAGTCCCCATGTtgaaccccctgatctacagcctgaggaacaaggaggttaAGGATGCTCTTAAGAGGGTGATAGACTGGAAAAACATTCTCAGCTAATTTGTTCACCATGACAATTCCAGTCAATTGAGAAGAACAATTGGAAGAAGGATCGTAGTATGGTCTACTACGTAGTAATCAAGGTGTTACTGCCTTGATTTGTGTATCACAAATGTTGTACAAGAATTAAATGAAACTCAAAGAACTCATGTAGCATGTGGAAATTATGTTTTACAATTGCTTGAGAGGAACAATGTTACCTAATGTCCTGTCATTATGTGGCTGTTAGAATATAGACACCTTTCCTTGTTTCTTGACCATTAATCTATTTGAAATGGTGCCCTGCAAGGTTatctgagattaaaaataaaataaacttgcttCTAGGTTTAATTTCTTAATGTGTTACTTTAATTAATGCTCAGTATGTGACTTGCATTATGAGAATTCAACGCTTTTGCTCTCTTTAGTGTCTGGGCCTCATACCGGCTGCCACAATTGATCTCTatcccctttataacagcccttaacgtagttgaagactgttatcaggtccctcctcagtcgtCTTATCTCAAAACAAAAgatgcccattttaaaaaaaaactttcctaatagatcaggttttgtaaaccctttttgtcatttttgttgttcccctctggactctctcctatttgcccacatcttttctaaagtgtggctcCCAAACCTAGACACAGAActtcaactgaggcctcaccagtgccaagcagagccaaACAATCACCGCCCTGGTCTTTCATACGTACAACATACCTGGTAATACACCCTAgacagcctttttcacaactgcacctCATTGTTGGCTCATAGTCAACTTGTGATCCACTTGAACTCCCAGATCCATCTAAGCAGCACTTctccctagccagttattccccacattgtatttatgcatttgattttcccttctagagtgaagtactttgcacttgtctttatattGATCACATCTATATTCATACTAGTGCTATATACATCTATTCTTAACAGTGTTATTGTATATACTTAGGCTGGGAAGGAATACATTTTTCTCAATAAACGTTGGTAAATCTTGATTTCACCATatgcacacaaaccaatgaaaaaaatgttgccatcaataataattgaaatttacagataggcaaagtaagaaaaattgcAGCTTCAGAATGTAttcgagtttgatttaaggatatttattttatctattttgacaagtgatgttgacaatttgtgttttaacagttataaagctttaactttttgaatctcagtgtcggctgtcattaaaaaaaatgtctgacctcccattgtctgatcccccataatttcctgcaattgtAAAGGTTTaaacatgtaaaataaaaaagccttaaaaataaacattgatattatcaattaaaatgatcaaaaacttaaaaatcaaattctgacaaGGCTCTATATACTTGTTATACAGCTTTATTCTCAATCATCTTGTTGTCACCTTGTGCTGCTCCCCATCTGTTTGTCATCTGTATCGTTGTCTCTTATTTTAAGCTTACATTACAAGCTCCTTTGGCCAGAggttgggttttgttgttgttgttgttgttatatgttggtacagcacctaacaGAATGGGGTTGGGATTAAGCCCAATACTAATGAATTAATGAAGTAGTATCAATAATAATGCTCATGTAATGTTACTCccaccaatgccatatatttcAGAGGGCTAGTCGTGTTCGTCTGTTTCAGCaaagacaacgaggagtcctgtggcaccttaaagactaacaaatgtatctgGGCATAAACTATCgtgatacatttgttagtctttaaggtgccacaggactcctcgttgtcaaTGCCATATAGTGATTTTATAGGTTTACTTACAGCAATGCTATAAATTTATCATATATTTTAAGTGGTAGAAAGGACAATGAGATCATTTAGTCTGGCTATATAACTCAGGTCACACTCCTATACAGTTATCCTCGGTATTAAGCCCATTAACTGGCATTTTATTAAGCGTATCTTCCGGAGAGCCATCGGGTCTTGATTTCACAGCAGCTCTAGCTGGATAAACCGTCACTTCCCATGGTAGTTCATTCCAGCCGTTAACcaccctcactgttgaaaatgtgagCCTCATGACTAATCTGAATTGGGATAGTTTTACTTTGAGTATCACGATATATTGTTCATTAgaaccggg
Above is a genomic segment from Emys orbicularis isolate rEmyOrb1 chromosome 2, rEmyOrb1.hap1, whole genome shotgun sequence containing:
- the LOC135874385 gene encoding olfactory receptor-like protein COR8, with amino-acid sequence MVTQFILLGLTDRQELQIPLFAEFLVIYVLTLVGNLGMIVLIRVDSRLHTPMYFFLSDLSVVDLCYSSVFAPRMLVNFLVGSKSISYSACIAQHFSFVVFVTTEGFLLAVMAYDRYVAICNPLLYTAGMSKRVCIHLVASSYVGGLMNSLTHTCGLLRLSFCGPNVINHYFCDTNPLLKLACSDNHISEILLVAFSGVIAMSTLLIVIISYLYILFSILRICSAKGRRKAFSTCASHLTAVTMFYGPVSLSHIQPSSSYSLEQEKISAVFYTLVVPMLNPLIYSLRNKEVKDALKRVIDWKNILS